From the genome of Miscanthus floridulus cultivar M001 chromosome 10, ASM1932011v1, whole genome shotgun sequence, one region includes:
- the LOC136486799 gene encoding uncharacterized protein isoform X2 — protein MEAAAAAPGPAAERDPEHHHGCLAVRTSLPRCALGAGSGGSSLPGSSDEASCGSPRWIGRGLSCVCIKRKGTCERICMNLTPVQEERLQRLKHRMKVYFDPSRRDHQEALKALWHATYPDQELQGLISEQWKDMGWQGRDPSTDFRGAGFISLENLLFFAKTFSASFQRLLKKQCGNRATWEYPFAVAGVNITFMIMQMLDLQSTKPRTFVRAIFIQMLSEDEWAFDLLYCVAFVVMDKQWLDKNASYMDFNEVLKSTRAQLERELMLDDVIRIEDMPSYSLLC, from the exons ATGGAGGCCGCGGCAGCGGCTCCAGGGCCAGCGGCGGAGAGGGACCCGGAGCACCACCACGGATGTCTGGCCGTCAGGACGTCGCTGCCGCGGTGCGCCCTCGGCGCCGGCAGCGGCGGCTCCTCGCTGCCTGGATCTTCCG ATGAAGCGTCATGTGGATCACCGAGATGGATAGGGAGAGGCCTCTCATGTGTGTGCATCAAGCGAAAAGGCACATGTGAAAGAATATGCATGAACCTCACACCAGTGCAG gaagaaagGCTTCAGAGATTGAAGCATCGCATGAAGGTTTACTTTGATCCATCTAGACGAGATCACCAG GAAGCTCTGAAAGCTCTTTGGCATGCAACATACCCTGATCAAGAACTTCAAGGTTTGATATCTGAACAGTGGAAGGACATGGGTTGGCAAGGAAGAGACCCATCAACTGACTTTAG AGGTGCAGGATTCATATCTCTGGAGAATCTTTTGTTCTTTGCCAAGACATTCTCC GCCTCATTTCAGAGACTTCTAAAGAAACAGTGTGGTAACAGAGCCACATGGGAGTACCCATTTGCAGTTGCTGGTGTAAATATTACATTCATGATCATGCAGATGCTCGATCTCCAGTCAA CTAAGCCAAGAACATTTGTGCGAGCCATTTTTATCCAAATGCTCTCAG AGGATGAGTGGGCATTTGATCTGCTCTACTGCGTCGCATTTGTTGTGATGGACAAGCAGTGGCTGGACAAGAACGCGTCTTACATGGACTTCAAT GAGGTGCTGAAGTCGACAAGAGCCCAGCTGGAGAGGGAGCTTATGCTGGACGATGTCATCCGCATCGAAGACATGCCATCATATAGCCTGCTTTGCTAG
- the LOC136486799 gene encoding uncharacterized protein isoform X1: MEAAAAAPGPAAERDPEHHHGCLAVRTSLPRCALGAGSGGSSLPGSSAANILLCDEASCGSPRWIGRGLSCVCIKRKGTCERICMNLTPVQEERLQRLKHRMKVYFDPSRRDHQEALKALWHATYPDQELQGLISEQWKDMGWQGRDPSTDFRGAGFISLENLLFFAKTFSASFQRLLKKQCGNRATWEYPFAVAGVNITFMIMQMLDLQSTKPRTFVRAIFIQMLSEDEWAFDLLYCVAFVVMDKQWLDKNASYMDFNEVLKSTRAQLERELMLDDVIRIEDMPSYSLLC, from the exons ATGGAGGCCGCGGCAGCGGCTCCAGGGCCAGCGGCGGAGAGGGACCCGGAGCACCACCACGGATGTCTGGCCGTCAGGACGTCGCTGCCGCGGTGCGCCCTCGGCGCCGGCAGCGGCGGCTCCTCGCTGCCTGGATCTTCCG cggcgaaTATTCTCCTCTGCG ATGAAGCGTCATGTGGATCACCGAGATGGATAGGGAGAGGCCTCTCATGTGTGTGCATCAAGCGAAAAGGCACATGTGAAAGAATATGCATGAACCTCACACCAGTGCAG gaagaaagGCTTCAGAGATTGAAGCATCGCATGAAGGTTTACTTTGATCCATCTAGACGAGATCACCAG GAAGCTCTGAAAGCTCTTTGGCATGCAACATACCCTGATCAAGAACTTCAAGGTTTGATATCTGAACAGTGGAAGGACATGGGTTGGCAAGGAAGAGACCCATCAACTGACTTTAG AGGTGCAGGATTCATATCTCTGGAGAATCTTTTGTTCTTTGCCAAGACATTCTCC GCCTCATTTCAGAGACTTCTAAAGAAACAGTGTGGTAACAGAGCCACATGGGAGTACCCATTTGCAGTTGCTGGTGTAAATATTACATTCATGATCATGCAGATGCTCGATCTCCAGTCAA CTAAGCCAAGAACATTTGTGCGAGCCATTTTTATCCAAATGCTCTCAG AGGATGAGTGGGCATTTGATCTGCTCTACTGCGTCGCATTTGTTGTGATGGACAAGCAGTGGCTGGACAAGAACGCGTCTTACATGGACTTCAAT GAGGTGCTGAAGTCGACAAGAGCCCAGCTGGAGAGGGAGCTTATGCTGGACGATGTCATCCGCATCGAAGACATGCCATCATATAGCCTGCTTTGCTAG
- the LOC136486799 gene encoding uncharacterized protein isoform X3 encodes MLGQLALWAKIANEASCGSPRWIGRGLSCVCIKRKGTCERICMNLTPVQEERLQRLKHRMKVYFDPSRRDHQEALKALWHATYPDQELQGLISEQWKDMGWQGRDPSTDFRGAGFISLENLLFFAKTFSASFQRLLKKQCGNRATWEYPFAVAGVNITFMIMQMLDLQSTKPRTFVRAIFIQMLSEDEWAFDLLYCVAFVVMDKQWLDKNASYMDFNEVLKSTRAQLERELMLDDVIRIEDMPSYSLLC; translated from the exons ATGCTGGGGCAGCTAGCACTGTGGGCCAAAATTGCCA ATGAAGCGTCATGTGGATCACCGAGATGGATAGGGAGAGGCCTCTCATGTGTGTGCATCAAGCGAAAAGGCACATGTGAAAGAATATGCATGAACCTCACACCAGTGCAG gaagaaagGCTTCAGAGATTGAAGCATCGCATGAAGGTTTACTTTGATCCATCTAGACGAGATCACCAG GAAGCTCTGAAAGCTCTTTGGCATGCAACATACCCTGATCAAGAACTTCAAGGTTTGATATCTGAACAGTGGAAGGACATGGGTTGGCAAGGAAGAGACCCATCAACTGACTTTAG AGGTGCAGGATTCATATCTCTGGAGAATCTTTTGTTCTTTGCCAAGACATTCTCC GCCTCATTTCAGAGACTTCTAAAGAAACAGTGTGGTAACAGAGCCACATGGGAGTACCCATTTGCAGTTGCTGGTGTAAATATTACATTCATGATCATGCAGATGCTCGATCTCCAGTCAA CTAAGCCAAGAACATTTGTGCGAGCCATTTTTATCCAAATGCTCTCAG AGGATGAGTGGGCATTTGATCTGCTCTACTGCGTCGCATTTGTTGTGATGGACAAGCAGTGGCTGGACAAGAACGCGTCTTACATGGACTTCAAT GAGGTGCTGAAGTCGACAAGAGCCCAGCTGGAGAGGGAGCTTATGCTGGACGATGTCATCCGCATCGAAGACATGCCATCATATAGCCTGCTTTGCTAG
- the LOC136486798 gene encoding pentatricopeptide repeat-containing protein At5g66520-like: MPSAPLVAAAVGARVSLRPNLSLLADRCATPRALARVHAAMIVSGRLAEDAFAASRLLTAYAALSPDPAAAALALLSSLPCAPNSFMLNTTLRVLASSPDPAAAFPFFSRLLVTGALAPGRHTFPFLLKAAARLPLPLPVTEQLHALAVRHGIHLDAYVANGLVRGYSVVGRLRAARRVFDGVPERNAAVYTTMVSAYAQNGRHEDAMAAFDEMVRVGFEPGGAALASVLSACARSASGGLEMGRHVHDLMVARGMAVGTILGTALIDMYVKNGAIKEAFAVLDGLPERRVPGAWNALISGLAHHGHSERALDLFRRMQQEGVPPNATTLVGALSACSHPGLLDEARWLFRSMEKDFGIAPGIQHYGCMVDLLGRAGLLSEAEDMIRRMSCKADTMIWGALLTACKNHGGIEIAERAAVEMLKLDPSNHGVYVVLSNLYAEAGRWQDVDKLRKEMKGARLSKIPGASAVDGDGSLEQPESPPPQGNVLV; this comes from the coding sequence ATGCCTTCGGCGCCGCTCGTCGCGGCTGCCGTCGGCGCGCGCGTCAGCCTCCGCCCGAACCTCTCCCTCCTCGCCGACCGCTGCGCCACACCTCGCGCCCTAGCCCGCGTGCACGCGGCCATGATCGTCTCCGGCCGCCTCGCCGAGGACGCTTTCGCCGCGTCCCGGCTCCTGACCGCCTACGCGGCGCTCTCCCCAGATCCCGCTGCCGCCGCACTCgcgctcctctcctccctcccctGCGCGCCCAACTCCTTCATGCTCAACACCACACTCCGCGTGCTCGCCTCCTCCCCGGACCCGGCCGCcgccttccccttcttctcccgcCTACTCGTCACTGGTGCCCTCGCGCCCGGCCGGCACACCTTCCCATTCCTCCTAAAGGCCGCCGCGCGCCTTCCGCTCCCGCTCCCCGTCACCGAACAGCTCCACGCGCTCGCGGTCCGGCACGGGATCCATCTCGACGCCTACGTCGCCAATGGCCTCGTTCGGGGCTACTCAGTGGTGGGCCGCCTACGGGCCGCGCGCAGGGTGTTCGACGGGGTGCCCGAGCGGAACGCGGCCGTGTACACTACCATGGTCTCCGCGTACGCGCAGAACGGGCGGCACGAGGACGCGATGGCGGCGTTCGACGAGATGGTTCGCGTGGGCTTTGAGCCTGGTGGCGCCGCGCTGGCCTCGGTGCTGTCGGCGTGCGCACGATCGGCGTCGGGCGGGCTCGAGATGGGGCGTCACGTGCACGACCTAATGGTGGCACGGGGCATGGCAGTTGGCACCATCCTCGGCACGGCGTTGATCGATATGTACGTCAAAAATGGCGCAATCAAGGAGGCGTTTGCAGTGTTGGACGGGCTGCCAGAACGGCGCGTGCCGGGTGCATGGAACGCTCTCATCTCGGGGCTGGCGCACCACGGGCACAGCGAGCGCGCGCTCGACCTTTTCAGGCGGATGCAGCAGGAGGGTGTGCCACCGAACGCAACCACACTCGTCGGGGCGCTCTCGGCATGCTCCCATCCAGGGCTGCTGGACGAGGCCCGCTGGCTGTTCAGGTCCATGGAGAAGGACTTTGGGATCGCTCCAGGAATCCAGCACTACGGATGCATGGTGGACCTCCTTGGTCGTGCCGGCCTCTTGTCGGAGGCAGAGGATATGATACGGAGAATGTCATGCAAGGCGGACACCATGATATGGGGAGCACTCCTGACAGCCTGCAAGAACCACGGTGGCATTGAGATTGCAGAGCGGGCAGCGGTGGAGATGCTGAAACTGGATCCCAGTAACCATGGAGTGTATGTGGTACTGTCCAACTTGTATGCCGAGGCTGGTAGGTGGCAGGACGTGGACaagctgaggaaggagatgaaggGAGCACGGCTCTCTAAGATCCCTGGGGCAAGTGCAGTTGATGGTGATGGGTCACTGGAGCAACCAGAGTCACCGCCACCGCAAGGGAATGTGCTTGTCTAG